In Lachnospiraceae bacterium, the DNA window ATTTTCTGCGTAAAAAAGCAGGCATATACTCCCTCTTCATCTGCCTGTTTTCCAATGCCTGTTTTTCTGCTTTTACAATGGTCTTATTGCTAAGTCCTCTTGTCTGTCCATACACCGGCTGCATGGCATCGACCACATTGGCATACGCCTCTTCTGTAAATACCTCCGGCTGTTCCATCATCAGCCGGCCTCGTTTTCGTACCACTTTTCCCCGGAATACATACATCTGGCCGCTTTTAATGTTGGCCCGCATATAAGGCATGTTATACCAGGCTAATTGCAAAGTGCCAGTCATATCCCGGACATAAGCCGATACCATCTGGATCTTTCCTGTACGCAGAAGGTCCGGCGGCTTTGGAAGGGCGGCTGCCACACTCATGACCATCTGTTCTTTTAACTGGCCTACAGGCACCGCTGTTTCATAAGTGTCGTAAGCTCTTGGATAATAGGAAAGAAGGTCATCAATTGTGATGACCCCCAGCTTTTCAAATAATTTTCCGGTTTTCTCTCCGATCCCTTTAAGGGAACTTATAGGTTCACTGCTGCTCATTTCTTTGCCTGTTCCAGAGCATTTAAACCTAATTTAATTGCGCCCATGATGCCCTGATCGTCATGAAGACTTGCAGGAACAATGTAATTATCAATATCCTGTAATTCTTTGGTGTTGATATAGCCAGCTACCATATCTTTTACTTTCTCACGGATCAGTGGGAACAGCTGCTCCTGATGCATAACGCCACCGCCTAAAATGATCTTCTGCGGAGAAAGGATCATAATATAATCTGTAAGTGCTTGTGCAATATAATAGCTTTCAATCTCCCAGACTTTCTCATCATTTTTTAATTCAATGGCTTTCTTTCCCCATCTTGCCTCAATAGAAGGACCGCTTGCAAAACCTTCAAAACAATTCGGATGACTTGGGCAGATACAGCCATTCTTATCTTCCGGATGGCGGTTTAACAGGATATGTCCTCCTTCCGGGTGGAGCATACCATGAAGAAGACCACCATTTACCCATACACCTACACCAACGCCGGTTCCAATGGTAATGTAGATCACACTGTCCAGTCCCTTAGCACAGCCGTAAGTCACTTCTCCCAGACAGGAACCATTTACATCGGTATCAATCCCCATGGGAACATTCAATTCTTTTTTAAGGCCGCCAAGGAGATCCTTATTTCTCCATGCCAGCTTTGGTGTTTCCAGGATATAACCGTAATTATCTGCCTTCTGATCTACTCCCACAGGTCCAAATGCACCAATGCCCAGCGCTTCAATCCCCTTATCTTTGAAGTATGCTGTGATCTTCGGTATCGTCTCCTCCGGTGTGGTGGTCGGAATAGAAATCTGTTCCATGATGGTTCCGTCTTCTTTTCCCAGTGCGCAGACCATTTTTGTGCCGCCTGCTTCAAGCGCTCCTATTAACATATTTTTCTCCCCTAACTTAATTTATTTTTATTTCTTTCTTCCTACAAAACGAAGAAGATAAACAAACAGATTAATAAAATCAAGATAAAGCTGTAATGCTGCAAAAATAGAAGATTTTGCTGCCATCTCAGGCACATTCCCATAATAGCTGTAAAATGCCTGGATCTTCTTTGCATCATAAGCAGTAACGATCAGGAAAATGAAAATACCAATAGCGCATACAACTGTCTCATAAGCAGACAGATCAATGAACATCGCTAACAGCCAGAATCCTGCTAAGAAGATCAGTCCGGCCATCATAAACGGACGCAGCGCAGAAAAATTGATATTTCCAAAGTATCCGATCAGTGCCATAATACCGAAAAATGCTGCAGTAATAGCAAATGCCATCCATAAGGATAATACATTGAAGATCAGGAAATACATGCTGAATACAATACCATTTACAGCTGCATACAGGAAAAACATAGCTCTTGCTGTTCCAACTGTCATCTGATCGATCCGTGCAGACAGGTATATAACAATACCGATCTCTGCAATAAATAAGATATAATACCATCCAGGCACCTGACTTACATAGTACAGACCATTTGTCATATACATTCCTATTGCTACGCCAAAGGTGATCAGAAGCCCTATAAACATCCATCCAAAGGTTTTTGCAGTGTATCTGCCAAGGCTTTCACCATAAGCCTGTTCACCATAACTCTGTTCCATTCTGAAATCATCATTCATAATCTTGTTCTCCTTTTTATTGCCAGACTCATTAAGTTGCGGATCTTACAGACTGATCATGTTACTCAGCAGAGATCATGTAATAGTAGATCGGCTGTCCACCATACTGAAGCTCTAATTCCTTATCCGGGAATTCTTTTTCTGCTTCTTCTTTCAGTTTCTCAGCATCCTCCTCTTTTACATCACAACCATAATAAATCGTCACAAGTTCACTGTCTTCATCTAACATTGCCTTTAAAGCGGCCTTTGCTGCTTCTTCCGGGGAATGTTCTACTGCCAGCATGCCTTTATCGCCAATAGCCATGATGTCACCTTTTTCAATCTCCATACCGTCAA includes these proteins:
- a CDS encoding Bax inhibitor-1/YccA family protein, with product MNDDFRMEQSYGEQAYGESLGRYTAKTFGWMFIGLLITFGVAIGMYMTNGLYYVSQVPGWYYILFIAEIGIVIYLSARIDQMTVGTARAMFFLYAAVNGIVFSMYFLIFNVLSLWMAFAITAAFFGIMALIGYFGNINFSALRPFMMAGLIFLAGFWLLAMFIDLSAYETVVCAIGIFIFLIVTAYDAKKIQAFYSYYGNVPEMAAKSSIFAALQLYLDFINLFVYLLRFVGRKK
- a CDS encoding ROK family protein — translated: MLIGALEAGGTKMVCALGKEDGTIMEQISIPTTTPEETIPKITAYFKDKGIEALGIGAFGPVGVDQKADNYGYILETPKLAWRNKDLLGGLKKELNVPMGIDTDVNGSCLGEVTYGCAKGLDSVIYITIGTGVGVGVWVNGGLLHGMLHPEGGHILLNRHPEDKNGCICPSHPNCFEGFASGPSIEARWGKKAIELKNDEKVWEIESYYIAQALTDYIMILSPQKIILGGGVMHQEQLFPLIREKVKDMVAGYINTKELQDIDNYIVPASLHDDQGIMGAIKLGLNALEQAKK